From one Bacteroidia bacterium genomic stretch:
- a CDS encoding SDR family oxidoreductase encodes MKRILVTGGAGFIGSHLCERLLNEGNEVLCVDNFYTGTKRNILHLLNNPHFEVIRHDITLPLYVEVDEIYNLACPASPVHYQFDPVQTVKVSVYGSINMLGLAKRLKIKILQASTSEVYGDPQVHPQPETYWGNVNPIGPRECYDEGKRCAETLFFAYHEQHNLRIKITRIFNTYGPRMHPNDGRVVSNFIFQALHGEPLAVYGDGSQTRSFCYIDDMVEGLIKLMNSPDEITGPINLGNPYEITIIELAELILKLTKSKSRIEFRPLPKDDPARRQPDITLAKKLLNWEPKTPLEEGLMKTIEYFKKVLF; translated from the coding sequence ATGAAGAGAATTTTAGTTACAGGTGGTGCGGGATTTATTGGGAGTCATCTCTGTGAAAGATTACTAAATGAGGGAAATGAGGTTCTGTGCGTCGATAACTTTTACACAGGCACAAAAAGAAATATTTTGCATCTTCTTAATAATCCACATTTTGAGGTTATTAGGCACGACATCACCCTTCCTTTGTATGTAGAGGTTGATGAGATTTACAATCTTGCCTGTCCAGCATCTCCTGTGCACTATCAGTTTGATCCAGTGCAAACAGTTAAAGTTTCTGTGTATGGTTCAATAAACATGCTTGGTTTAGCAAAGAGGCTTAAGATAAAAATCCTGCAAGCCTCTACCTCTGAGGTATATGGAGATCCACAGGTCCATCCCCAGCCAGAAACCTATTGGGGCAATGTAAACCCCATTGGTCCGAGGGAATGCTATGACGAGGGAAAAAGATGCGCAGAAACCCTCTTTTTTGCCTATCATGAACAACACAATCTTAGGATAAAAATTACCAGAATATTTAATACATATGGACCAAGAATGCATCCTAATGATGGAAGGGTAGTAAGTAATTTTATATTTCAAGCTCTTCATGGAGAACCATTGGCAGTATACGGAGATGGTTCACAAACGAGAAGTTTTTGTTATATTGATGATATGGTTGAAGGATTGATTAAACTTATGAACTCTCCAGATGAAATAACAGGTCCTATTAATTTAGGAAACCCTTATGAAATTACTATTATTGAACTTGCAGAGTTAATATTAAAGCTCACTAAGTCAAAATCAAGGATAGAATTTAGACCCTTGCCGAAGGATGATCCTGCAAGAAGACAACCAGATATAACTCTGGCAAAAAAACTTCTTAACTGGGAGCCTAAGACTCCGTTAGAAGAAGGGTTGATGAAAACGATAGAGTATTTTAAAAAGGTTTTGTTTTAA
- a CDS encoding glycosyltransferase: MNSNQFPFVTVNILAYNRKEEVDITLRKILYNLEYPKDRYEVIVVDNASTDGTYEMIKTKYPEVKVIRLEKNIGIAGWNEGFKAGKGDYFLVLDDDSHIETGLIEAINFLENNKNIGILACKIVGGPFTTDHWKDLDDCIGFINCGALIRKDLINKIGGFAEEMFLYSNEWEYSIRALDQGFKIVYFSKCVVIHRASKKNRSIKRLRTLTTRNELWIVWRYYTGFKKFLLMFRVLFWNMMASRHEGVNSVFYALSGLLKFINMEKIKQLELIRRY, translated from the coding sequence ATGAACTCTAATCAGTTTCCTTTTGTAACAGTAAATATTCTTGCTTACAATAGAAAAGAAGAAGTAGACATTACACTAAGAAAAATACTCTATAATTTGGAATATCCAAAAGATAGATATGAAGTAATAGTAGTAGACAATGCTTCTACGGATGGCACTTATGAAATGATTAAAACAAAATATCCTGAAGTTAAGGTTATTAGACTAGAGAAAAATATCGGTATAGCAGGGTGGAATGAAGGGTTTAAAGCAGGAAAGGGAGATTATTTTTTGGTTTTAGATGACGATAGTCATATCGAAACTGGTTTAATTGAAGCCATTAATTTTTTGGAAAATAACAAAAATATCGGAATATTAGCGTGTAAAATAGTCGGAGGTCCATTTACTACAGACCATTGGAAAGATCTAGACGATTGCATTGGGTTTATCAACTGTGGAGCTCTGATACGTAAAGATCTAATAAATAAAATTGGTGGTTTTGCGGAAGAAATGTTTTTGTATTCTAATGAATGGGAGTACTCAATTAGAGCATTAGATCAAGGCTTTAAGATAGTATATTTCAGCAAATGTGTGGTAATTCATAGGGCATCTAAAAAAAATAGGAGTATTAAAAGATTAAGAACTCTGACTACTCGAAATGAATTATGGATTGTGTGGAGGTATTATACGGGTTTTAAAAAATTTCTACTCATGTTCAGGGTGTTATTTTGGAATATGATGGCATCTAGACATGAAGGAGTTAATTCGGTTTTTTACGCATTATCTGGTTTACTCAAATTTATTAATATGGAAAAAATAAAACAATTAGAGTTAATAAGAAGGTATTAG